The genomic segment GGCATAGAGCTGGCTGGCGCTGGTCGGGATACGGCCCTGCGCGTTGACGAGGCCGAGGATGGTGACCCCGTTATGGACCACGACCTTGTTGGGCTGGCTCAGCTCGACATTGCCACCACGCTCGGAGGCCATGTCGATGATGACCGAACCGGGAGCCATCGACTCGATCATCGCCTTGGTGATCAGGCGCGGCGCCGGACGGCCCGGGATAAGCGCGGTGGTGACCACGATGTCCTGCTTGGCGATGTGCTGGGCGGTGAGTTCGGCCTGCTTGGCCTGGTACTCGGCCGACATCGGCTTGGCGTAGCCGGTGGCGGTCTCGGCCTGCTTGAACTCATCGTCCTCGACGGCGATGAACTTGCCGCCCAGGGACTCGACCTGTTCCTTGGCTGCCGGACGTACGTCATTGGCCGAAACCACGGCGCCCAGGCGCTTGGCGGTGGCGATGGCCTGCAGGCCCGCCACACCGGCGCCCATCACGAACGCCTTGGCCGGACGCACAGTACCGGCGGCCGTCATCATCATCGGGATGGCGCGGTTGAACAGCGCCGCCGCCTCGATGACGGCCTGGTAGCCGGCCAGGTTCGCCTGGGAGGAAAGAATGTCCATCACCTGCGCGCGCGTGATGCGCGGCATGAATTCCATGGCCACGGTCGTCACCCCGGCCTTGGCCAGGGCGAGGATGTCGCCCTCGTTGCCATAGGGATCCATGCCGCCGATGACCAGGGCGCCCTTGGCGACGCCATTGAGCAGGGCAGCGGACGGACGGCGGACGGTCAGGACGATATCGGCGCCTTTGAGGGCGGCCTCGGCGGTGGCGGCGATTTCGGCGCCGGCGGCTTTGTACTCGGCGTCAGGAATGCTCGAAGCATCGCCCGCGCCCTTCTCGATGGCGACACTGGCGCCCAGCGCGATCAGCTTGCCCACCGTCTCGGGGGTTGCGGCGACGCGCGTCTCCCCGTCGGTGCGTTCGCGCACGACTGCAATTTTCATGGGATTTACCTCAATGGACCCCGGCACCGCGACTGCGGTGCCGATGCTCTTTCAAACACGAAAGGACGCGAGTCGGCGCTGACAGCGCTCCCCCCTCTGCCCAAACCCGTCAAGGGACAATACAAAAAAAGTGGCCCGGCACAAGGCCGGGCCATTGATACTTTTGCCGCAGTATAGCGTCAGCGTCGGCGCGCCAGGATATTGACCAGCGGCGGAGCGATGATTGCCGCGAAGATCAAAACGCCACCGAAAAGCGGCTGACCGCCCTGGATGATGAAGAACAGGCCCACCATCAGGATCACAAGACCCAGGATCGACAGCTTCAACAGCTCGACAAAGCCGTGGTAAGTACGCTCGTGCTCAGCGTAATCCATTGCGGGGATGTCGGACGGGGCGCCGGCAGTGACGGGTTTCTTGGCCATCGGTTTCCTCAAACAGGCTCGATCAAAATACGTTAGTTGGGGTCCGTCGCCTCGAGCTCGTCGATGAGCCTTTCGATCATCGAAAGCCCCAGCGACCAAAACTTGGGATCCTTGGCATCCAGGCCGAACGGCGCGAGCAGTTCGGAATGATGCTTGGAGCCCCCAGCCTTGAGCAGCTCGAAATAGCGCTCGGCAAACCCCTCGCTGGACTTCTCATACTGTGCGTAGAGCGAGTTCACAAGGCAGTCCCCGAATGCATAGGCATAGACGTAGAAGGGGGAGTGGATGAAATGGGGGATATAGGCCCAGAAGATGTCGTATCCTTCATTGAGAAGGATGCCGTCCCCAAGGCTCTCGCGGCTGACTTCGAGCCACATTTCATTGATTTCATCGGTCCTTAGCTCGCCCTGTCGCCGGGCGGTGTGGACCTTGCGCTCGAAGGTGTAAAAGGCAATTTGCCGCACCACGGTGTTGAGCATGTCCTCCACCTTGGAGGAGAGCAGCGCGAACCGGTGGCGCGGATCGGTGGTCGCATCGAGCAGCGAGCGGAAGGTGAGCATCTCGCCGAAAACCGAGGCGGTTTCAGCGAGCGTGAGCGGGGTCGGTGCCATCAGCGCCCCCTGCGGAGCCGCCAGCCGCTGGTGCACGCCGTGCCCGAGTTCGTGGGCCAGCGTCATCACGTCCCGGGCGCGTCCGAGATAGTTGAGCATGAGATAGGGGTGGGCGCTGGGCACGGTCGGATGCGCGAAGGCACCGGGCGCCTTGCCGTCCTTGACCGGCGCATCGATCCAACCGCTCTCGAAGAACGGCTGGGCTACCTCGACCAGCTTGGGCGAGAACTTCCCATAGGCTTCCAACACGGTGGTCTTGGCCGTCTCCCAATCGAAGATGCGGTCATCGGCATTGGGGAGCGGCGCGTTGCGGTCCCAGGAATTGAGCTTGTCCTTGCCGAACCAGCGGGCCTTCATCTTGTAGTAGCGGTGCGACAGCCGCGGATAGGCCTCGCGCACCGCCTTTTCGAGCGCGTCGACCACTTCGCGCTCCACCGAATTGGCCAGGTGCCGGCTATCGGCGATGTCCTGGTAGCCGCGCCAGCGGTCCGAGATTTCCTTGTCCTTGGCCAGCACGTTGGTGATGTGGGTGAAGAGCCGCTCGTTCTGGTGAAGGGTCCTGGAAAGCGCGTTAAAGGCCGCCTCGCGCTTCTTCTCGTCCTTCTCGGAAAGCAGGTGCAGCGTGGCTTCCAGCCCCAGCGTCTCGCCGTCGACCTCGAACTTGAGGCTGGCCATCGTCTCGTCGAACAGGCGGTTCCACGCCGAGAACGCAGTGACCGACTTGTCGTGGAACACTTCCTCGACCCGGTCCTCGAGCTGGTAGGGCTTGGCCTTGCGCAGTTCGGCGAACCACGGGCGGTAATGGGCCAGGTTCGCATCCTTGGCGAACGCGGCCTCGAGCACACCATCCTCGATCCGGTTGAGCTCGAGTTCGAAGAACAGCACGCGCGTCGAGAGCGTAGTGAGGGCCTCGTTCATGTCGCCCAGGAACTTGGCGCGATCGGGGTCCTGGGTGTTCTGCGCATATTGCAGGAACGCGAACGAGCCGATGCGGCCCGAAAGGTCGGCCAGCGCCTCGCTGCGCTTGACCGCTTCGACCAGGCCACCATTGCGCGCGAGCTCGTCGAGCTTGCCCTTGTAGGCGGCCTCGAAGGCTTCGGCCTCGCGGCGGGCCTTGTCGAGGTCGGACTTGAGCTCCTGGGACTCGCGCCCCGGATAGAGATCGGTGAGGTCCCATTCGGGCATCGCGCCGAGCTGGTTGTGACCCTTCTGGCTCGTGGCTTCGGTGGCGCGCGGCAGATCGGTCATGGCAAGTCTCCGAGAAAGGCAATCGAGGCGCGGACCTTACCGAGCCGCCGCCGCGCTGCCAAGCGCCCGCTCGCCGCCCCGCAACGTGATTAAAGCCCTCTTAACTCCCCCACCCTAACCTGCACCAAAACGGCACAGCGCGATTCGAGCGCGCTGGCCAGGCAAGGATTTGCATGACGCGCGTTCTGATAGTTGATGACGATCCGGTGCAGTTGCGCCTAACGTCCGAAGTGGCCAAGCGGGCCGGTTTCACCCCCCTCACCGCCACCGGCGGCAAGGAGGCGCTGGCGCTGCTGCGCGAAGATTCCGGTATCGGGGCGATGGTGCTGGACCTGGTCATGCCCGATCTCGACGGCATGGCGGTGATGGAAGCCATGAAGCGAGACGGCCTGACGACGCCAGTGATCGTGCAGACCGCCAGCTCCTCGCTCGAAACCGTGGTAACCGCCATGCGCCAGGGCGCGGCGGATTTCTTCGTCAAACCTGTGGCCCCCGAGCGCCTCATCATCTCGCTGCGCAATGCCCTGAAGCTCGATGCGCTCGAAACCCTGGTGCGCACCGAGCGCTCGAGGCGCGCCGGCACCTTCTCGGTCTCCGATATCGTCACCCGCAGTCCCGCCATGGACCGGGTGATCGGGCTCATCCGCAAGGCCGCCAAGAGCACCATTCCCGTGCTGATCGAGGGCGAGACAGGAACCGGCAAGGAACTGGTGGCGCGCGCCATCCAGGGCATGAGCGACCGCGCCGGCAAACCTTTCGTCACCGTCAATTGCGGGGCGATCCCGCCCAACCTCGTCGAATCCACCCTTTTCGGCCACCGCAAGGGCGCCTTCACCGGCGCCACCGCCGACCACGAGGGCAAGTTCGCCGAAGCCCATGGCGGCACCCTGTTTCTCGATGAAGTGGGCGAATTGCCGCTCGATACGCAGGTGAGGCTCCTGCGCGCCATCCAGCACGGGGAGATCGAGCCCGTCGGCGCGAGCAAGGCCGAGAAGGTCAATGTGCGCGTGATCTCCGCGACCAACCGGCGCCTGCTGAACCTGGCCAAGACCGGCGCCTTCCGCGAAGACCTCTTCTACCGGCTCAACGTCTTCCCGATCTACGTGCCGCCCCTGCGCGAGCGGCCCGAGGATGTCCAGGCGCTGGTTGCCCATTTCATCGCGCGGCTTGCCGCCGAAGCCGGGCGGCGCGTGGTGGGCATCAGTCCGCCGGCGCTCGACCTGCTGCAGCGCTATGACTGGCCGGGCAATATCCGCCAGCTCGAAAACGCGGTCTACCGCGCCATCGTGCTCTCGGACGGTGCCTACCTCGAAACCCCCGATTTTCCGCAGATCGTGGCACAGACGGCCGGGCGCGAACAGGCGGCACGCGCCGCCATCGCCTCCCCGGTACCACCCGCCCCCATTCATATCGACCAGGCCCCCGCTCCGCGCCCGGCCGAACCGCCGGTCGGCGCCGCTGCCGACCGTTTCCTGGGCGAGGACGGCGAAGTTGCCGCCATGGCCGACGTCGAGCGCGCCCTCATCGTCTTCGCCCTCCAGCATTATTCCGGCCGCATGTCGCGCGTGGCCCGAGCCCTCGGCATCGGCCGGTCGACGCTTTATCGTAAGCTCAAGGACTATGGGTTGGAGGGAGAGGCCGAGAGCGACGCGGCCTAAGGCCAGGCTTTCCGCCGACGCGCGTGCCCTGTCGCGCCCCCGAAGTTCGCACCACCCTTCCCCGGCCGCAGAGCCGGGGCACATGGATGGCTCCCGCTGGTGAGAGGCGCAACAGGCCCGGTCTTAGCCGGGAATGCGCAATGGTGAAGGTGGGTTCACGCGAGGAACGGCCCTAGCGCTTTTCGCTCCAAGCCTCGAGCAGCGCCTTGAGGGTAAGGAGGTCCGTGTGCACCCATTCGACTTCGGATTCGAGTTGCTGGTCGCTCACTCCGGGTCGCTGGAAATAGGTGAACTGCAGGTCGCATCCGGACTGGTTGGCGAAGACGCGCAGCGGCACCAGCAGCGGCTCTTCGCCCGGACGGCTCACCTCGTAGTCGAGGACACCGAACTCGTTGCGCGGGCAGAAGCGGATGGTCAGCGGCCCGCGCGGATCAAGCGGCGCTGCCGCAGTCCACGCGCGCTCGCCCACCGGCTTGAAGGTCGGCCCGAGGGCCGGGGTCCAGCTGGGCATGTTCGCCGGCTCACTGAGATAGGCATACACATCCGCCACCGGCCGGTCGATCGATACCGTAATCGTCCTGCTTTTGAGCATTCTTTGCCTCCCGCGTCAGCTAAGTGGCGGGAGAATATTAAGAAGGGCGGCCGGCAAATGTCTAAAATTATAATAAAAAGGCCCGCTTTCGCGGGCCCTTCGTAGTCTGCAACCTGGGACGGCGCTTAGCCCTGGCGGGCCTTGTAGCGCTTGTCGACCTTGTTGATGATGTAGACACGGCCGCGGCGGCGGACGAGCTTGTTGGCGCGGTGGCGACCCATCAGCGCCTTGAGCGAATTGGCGACTTTCATCTTTTGACCTCGATCATACGAAAAAGAGGCGCCAAGCGCCCTTTGAGTTGGGCGTTTACATAGGGGCTTTGGTTTTGCCTGTCAACGCGCCAGCGCCGGTTTTGCGTCACAACGCGCCGTTAACCGGCGGGATAGCTTCGTGCGTTAGGATCGGGGGTTCTACTACCTGAAAAGTGGACACCCAAGAGATCGCGTATGGCCTCCCCCGATTTAGCCGACCTTTCCGTGCTCGTGGCCGAATCCAACATGCAGATGGCTGACCTGGTCAGCCAGATGCTGCGCGGATTGGGCGTGCGCAAGATCCAGGTCGCCACCGACGCCGTTGCCGCATCGAGCATCCTGCGCCGGGGCGGCATCGACGTGCTCATGATCGATGACGCCCTTTCGGGCCTCAACGGCACCACCTTCACCCGCCGCCTCCGGCGGAGCGACGACGAGAATAGCCGCCATGTGGCGGTCTTGATGATGTCGTCCCAGCCCAGCGCCGCTTCCATCACCCTGGCGCGCGACGCGGGCATCACAGAGTTCCTGCGCCGCCCGTTCTCGGCGGCCCAGATCGGAGAAAAGCTCGGCGCGATCGTTTCGGCGCCGCGCCCTTTCATCGACACCGCAGGCTACGCCGGCCCCGATCGCCGCCGCCGGAAGGCCGGCGTCGGTGGGGACGAACGCCGGAGCCTCTGAGGCAAGGGCATTGCTCCTTGCTTAAGTCGTGCCCCTTCTGTCCCTCCCCGCAAAGGGGAGGAGGCAAGGGGTTGAAGCTGGCCGCACCGAGGCTAGACCGCGGGAATCGGCTCTTCGAGGTCGAGGTCGCGCCAGCGATGGCAGGCCACCAGTCGGTCGCCCGCCAGCACTTCGAGCGCTGGGCGCACTTCGGCGCAGATCGGCTTGGCAAAACGGCAGCGCGTCCGGAAGGTGCAACCCGAGGGCGGGTTGATCGGAGAAGGAATCTCCCCGCGCAGCGCGTCGATATTGCGCTCGCGCGCCAGCCGCGGATCGGGAATCGGCACCGCCGTGAGCAGGGCCCGCGTGTAGGGATGCTTGGGGTCGGTATAGATGTCGTCCCCGCCCGCCAGTTCCACGATACGACCGAGGTAAAGCACCAGGATTCGGTCCGACACGTGCCGCACCACCGAAAGGTTGTGCGAGATGAACACCAGCGTCAGCCCGAACTCGTCCTTGAGCTCGGTGAGGAGGTTGAGGATCTGCGCCTGGATCGAGACGTCGAGGGCCGATACCGGCTCGTCGCACACGATGAGCTTGGGCTCGGTTATCAGCGCCCGGGCGATGCCGATGCGCTGCGCCTGGCCGCCCGAAAATTCGTGCGGATAGCGGTTGATCATCTCGGGGAGCAGGCCCACGGCCTCCATCATCTTGATGACCTTGGCCCGCCGCCCGGCCTTGTCGAGCTCGGGCATCAGCGTGCGCAGGGGGTCGCCGATGATCTCGCCCACGGTCATACGCGGATTGAGCGAGGCCAGCGGATCCTGGAAGATGATCTGGAGGTCCCGCCGCTTGCGGCGCATTTCCTCGTCCGGCAGCTTGGTCAGATCCTGGCCCAGCCAAAGCACCTTGCCCTGGTCGGGCGAGAGCAGTTGCAGGATGCAGCGGCCCAGCGTCGACTTGCCGCTGCCGCTTTCCCCCACGATACCCAGCGTCTCGCCCTTCTTGACCGAGAACGAGATGTCCTCGAGCGCAGTAAGCGTCAGCGGGCGGCCGAACAGGCCATTGGCGATGGAAAAGGTCTTCTTGAGACCATCGATGCGCAGGAGTTCGGTCATGCGACGTGCTCCGATACCCGTAGTGGCCCCTGGTAGAAGCAGGCGCGCTCGCGCCCGCCCTCATCGGCCACCAGAGGCGGCCGGCGTTCGAGGCATTCGGCGAAGCGGAACGAGCAGCGCGGATTGAAGGCACAGCCCTTGGGCAGATGCTCCAGGCTCGGCGGCAGCCCCTCGATGGGGCTGAGCTTGTGCGTACGGCGCTCGATGTGCGGCGTCGAGGCGAGGAGGCCGAACGTGTAGGGATGGCGCGGATCGTAGAACAACGTTTCGGTATCGCCCTTCTCGATGCAGCGCCCGCCATACATCACCATCACCTTGTCAGCCACGCCCGCCACCACGCCCAGATCGTGCGTGATGAGGACGAGGGCGGTGCCGAACTCGCTGGTGAGGTTGCTGAAGAGCTCGAGCATCTGGGCCTGGACGGTGACGTCGAGCGCCGTCGTCGGCTCGTCCGCGATCAGGATCTTGGGCTTGCACAGGAGCGCCATGGCGATCATGACGCGCTGACGCATGCCGCCCGAAAGCGCGTGTGGGTAGGCCTCGGCCCGCTTGGCCGGTTCGGGAATGCCGACACGTTCAAGCATTTCGATGGCGGCTCGCACCGCCTTGCCCTTGTCGTACCCCTGATGCTTGACCAGCACCTCGGCGAGCTGCGTCTTGATCTTGAGGCTCGGATTGAGCGAGGTCATCGGATCTTGGAAGATCATGGCGATGTCACGCCCGCGATAGACGTCGAGCTGGTCTGGGGAGAGCCCGACCAAGTTGACGTCCCCGAGCATGGCCTTGCCGCTGGCGCGGCCATTCTTGGCCAGCAGTCCCATGATCGAGAGGAACGCCTGGCTCTTGCCCGATCCGCTTTCGCCCACCACGGCGAGAGTCTCGCCCTGGTGGAGGGTGAAGTTGAGATCGGAAACGGCGGTCACTTCGCTCTCGTGGAGGGCGAACTTGACCGAGAGGTCTTGGACCTTGAGTACCTCTGTCATCATCTGTCCTTTGGATCGAGCGCGTCGCGCAGGCCGTCGCCGAGATAGGAGAGGCAGAGCAGCATGAGCACGAGGAAGATGGCCGGCGAGAACAGCATCCACGGGAGCTGCTCGACGACCGGTGCGCCGAAGGAAATGAGCGTGCCGAGCGAGGTCAGCGGCTCCTGAACGCCAAGCCCGAGATAGGAGAGGAAGCTCTCGGTGATGATTATCTCGGGAATGGTGAGGGTGGCGTAGATGACCACGGGGCCGGTGAGATTGGGCACGATGTGGCGCATGATGATGGTGAAGGGCTTGGCACCCCCTGCCCGAGCCGCCTCGACGAACTCGCGCTCCTTGAGCGAGAGCGTCT from the Youhaiella tibetensis genome contains:
- a CDS encoding Re/Si-specific NAD(P)(+) transhydrogenase subunit alpha, giving the protein MKIAVVRERTDGETRVAATPETVGKLIALGASVAIEKGAGDASSIPDAEYKAAGAEIAATAEAALKGADIVLTVRRPSAALLNGVAKGALVIGGMDPYGNEGDILALAKAGVTTVAMEFMPRITRAQVMDILSSQANLAGYQAVIEAAALFNRAIPMMMTAAGTVRPAKAFVMGAGVAGLQAIATAKRLGAVVSANDVRPAAKEQVESLGGKFIAVEDDEFKQAETATGYAKPMSAEYQAKQAELTAQHIAKQDIVVTTALIPGRPAPRLITKAMIESMAPGSVIIDMASERGGNVELSQPNKVVVHNGVTILGLVNAQGRIPTSASQLYARNLLAFLDTLIDKKAKALAVNWDDELVKATVLTKDGAVVHPNIKVDAAPAAKARAAKAAPAAKAAAKPAAKKAPAVKAEAAAPAEAKPAPARKAAAPKAAAKPADAAAAAPAKKPAAKKPAAAKPAATKSSTAKSATPKETK
- a CDS encoding aa3-type cytochrome c oxidase subunit IV; translation: MAKKPVTAGAPSDIPAMDYAEHERTYHGFVELLKLSILGLVILMVGLFFIIQGGQPLFGGVLIFAAIIAPPLVNILARRR
- a CDS encoding M3 family oligoendopeptidase produces the protein MTDLPRATEATSQKGHNQLGAMPEWDLTDLYPGRESQELKSDLDKARREAEAFEAAYKGKLDELARNGGLVEAVKRSEALADLSGRIGSFAFLQYAQNTQDPDRAKFLGDMNEALTTLSTRVLFFELELNRIEDGVLEAAFAKDANLAHYRPWFAELRKAKPYQLEDRVEEVFHDKSVTAFSAWNRLFDETMASLKFEVDGETLGLEATLHLLSEKDEKKREAAFNALSRTLHQNERLFTHITNVLAKDKEISDRWRGYQDIADSRHLANSVEREVVDALEKAVREAYPRLSHRYYKMKARWFGKDKLNSWDRNAPLPNADDRIFDWETAKTTVLEAYGKFSPKLVEVAQPFFESGWIDAPVKDGKAPGAFAHPTVPSAHPYLMLNYLGRARDVMTLAHELGHGVHQRLAAPQGALMAPTPLTLAETASVFGEMLTFRSLLDATTDPRHRFALLSSKVEDMLNTVVRQIAFYTFERKVHTARRQGELRTDEINEMWLEVSRESLGDGILLNEGYDIFWAYIPHFIHSPFYVYAYAFGDCLVNSLYAQYEKSSEGFAERYFELLKAGGSKHHSELLAPFGLDAKDPKFWSLGLSMIERLIDELEATDPN
- a CDS encoding sigma-54-dependent transcriptional regulator → MTRVLIVDDDPVQLRLTSEVAKRAGFTPLTATGGKEALALLREDSGIGAMVLDLVMPDLDGMAVMEAMKRDGLTTPVIVQTASSSLETVVTAMRQGAADFFVKPVAPERLIISLRNALKLDALETLVRTERSRRAGTFSVSDIVTRSPAMDRVIGLIRKAAKSTIPVLIEGETGTGKELVARAIQGMSDRAGKPFVTVNCGAIPPNLVESTLFGHRKGAFTGATADHEGKFAEAHGGTLFLDEVGELPLDTQVRLLRAIQHGEIEPVGASKAEKVNVRVISATNRRLLNLAKTGAFREDLFYRLNVFPIYVPPLRERPEDVQALVAHFIARLAAEAGRRVVGISPPALDLLQRYDWPGNIRQLENAVYRAIVLSDGAYLETPDFPQIVAQTAGREQAARAAIASPVPPAPIHIDQAPAPRPAEPPVGAAADRFLGEDGEVAAMADVERALIVFALQHYSGRMSRVARALGIGRSTLYRKLKDYGLEGEAESDAA
- a CDS encoding SRPBCC family protein, which codes for MLKSRTITVSIDRPVADVYAYLSEPANMPSWTPALGPTFKPVGERAWTAAAPLDPRGPLTIRFCPRNEFGVLDYEVSRPGEEPLLVPLRVFANQSGCDLQFTYFQRPGVSDQQLESEVEWVHTDLLTLKALLEAWSEKR
- the ykgO gene encoding type B 50S ribosomal protein L36, whose amino-acid sequence is MKVANSLKALMGRHRANKLVRRRGRVYIINKVDKRYKARQG
- a CDS encoding response regulator is translated as MASPDLADLSVLVAESNMQMADLVSQMLRGLGVRKIQVATDAVAASSILRRGGIDVLMIDDALSGLNGTTFTRRLRRSDDENSRHVAVLMMSSQPSAASITLARDAGITEFLRRPFSAAQIGEKLGAIVSAPRPFIDTAGYAGPDRRRRKAGVGGDERRSL
- a CDS encoding ABC transporter ATP-binding protein encodes the protein MTELLRIDGLKKTFSIANGLFGRPLTLTALEDISFSVKKGETLGIVGESGSGKSTLGRCILQLLSPDQGKVLWLGQDLTKLPDEEMRRKRRDLQIIFQDPLASLNPRMTVGEIIGDPLRTLMPELDKAGRRAKVIKMMEAVGLLPEMINRYPHEFSGGQAQRIGIARALITEPKLIVCDEPVSALDVSIQAQILNLLTELKDEFGLTLVFISHNLSVVRHVSDRILVLYLGRIVELAGGDDIYTDPKHPYTRALLTAVPIPDPRLARERNIDALRGEIPSPINPPSGCTFRTRCRFAKPICAEVRPALEVLAGDRLVACHRWRDLDLEEPIPAV
- a CDS encoding ABC transporter ATP-binding protein, coding for MTEVLKVQDLSVKFALHESEVTAVSDLNFTLHQGETLAVVGESGSGKSQAFLSIMGLLAKNGRASGKAMLGDVNLVGLSPDQLDVYRGRDIAMIFQDPMTSLNPSLKIKTQLAEVLVKHQGYDKGKAVRAAIEMLERVGIPEPAKRAEAYPHALSGGMRQRVMIAMALLCKPKILIADEPTTALDVTVQAQMLELFSNLTSEFGTALVLITHDLGVVAGVADKVMVMYGGRCIEKGDTETLFYDPRHPYTFGLLASTPHIERRTHKLSPIEGLPPSLEHLPKGCAFNPRCSFRFAECLERRPPLVADEGGRERACFYQGPLRVSEHVA